The DNA region CACGATGACCTGACCACCGGCAGCAGCGTAGACAGAGGAACCGTAGGTAGCAGCGAGGTCCACTCCGTTGTAGCCATGGAGCCCCTGGCTGCGAACACCACTCTTGACCGGACGGGTGTAGTAGCCGGCAAGCGCGGGGCCGCTGCCTTTGATCTTCGGCTTCACGCCACTCGAAGCAGGCTTAGGAGCGGACACTTCGCCATCCGGGATCATGATGGTCTCGCCCACGACGAGCTTGGCGTCCTCGGAAAGCTCGTTGAACTGAGCTATTTCAGATATATCCCCCTTGTACTTCTTAGCGACGCTCTCCAAGGTGTCGCCCTTCACTATGGTGTGCTGCACGCCAGAAACGGGGAGAATGATGAGCTGGTCGCCTGCCTTCACTGTGCGACTCTTAAGATCATTGGCCCACGTGATGGTGTTCACGGAGACTCCGAAAAGCTTGGCGATATCGGCTAAAGTGTCGCCTTCACGGACTACATAGACGCTGATGTGGTCGGGGTTCACTTCGCGCTCCTCCACGTCGCGGATGGTGCCGGAAGGACCGTTCTCCGCAAGGAGGGCGCTGCCCACAATAGTGATGTCGCCGCCGCCCTTGGCCGGATTCGGGTCCACATTCACCGCCGCCTGGAGAAGAGGCATGGTCTGGACGTTCATGGGCTTCTCCGGGACCACTACCACCTTGGGTTTATCAAAAAGAAGGGGAATGAGCGGGAAAAAGGCCGCCTCTGCCGGGAGAGGGAGGCCGGAAATGAAAAGGGCGGCGGCCAGGAAGGCGGTCGTCACTGTTCTATATGTCGTCCCGTAGGCCGCAAGGGAGGAAGTCGGGTGCGGACGGGAGTCCTGGGAGAGGGTCGAAATAGGTCTATTCTTAGGGGAATGCGCGGTCGTGCAATCGGTTTATATGGCTTAATAGAGCCATATAATAGGAATATCGTTCGTTCGGACCTATCCACTATACCCTCCCCCCAGGGTTAGTCAATCGACAAAAAGACCCCCTGTGGATAAGCCCGAGATGAAGGTTTTTACCCTTTCAAAGGTACAATGGAGTCACTTATGAAGCCTAAAGAGGTCTCGCCTCAGCCTGCTCCTCTCGAACTCATTCCGCATGGCGCCATCGCCAAGGGAAAGTACGAGGAAATGTTCCAGAGATTGAATAGGATAGAGGCAGAAACCGGCATCCACCCCGGAAACGAGGTCGTCGAGCTATGGAAGAAGGTTGATGAGAACAACGACAAGATCGAGGAACTCGACAAACAAGCACAAGAGAGCGAAGGTCAGCACGAAATCAGCCAGGCTCTCCTGGAGATAGAGAGGTTGGGCAAGGAGAACGACACCTTGTTCCCTGAAGTACTACGAAGATACAAAACCCTCCTTGTCTCCAAAGGTATCGACACTGACGCAGTGTTCGAGCCGTATGAAAAAGGCCTGCTCACCCCCGGGGAGACGGGTGTGGCCCTAAAAAAGGAAAGGAAGGGGAGAGAGGAAGCAGCGACATCTCCAGAGGCGGCTATCGCTCAAGGGAGATTTCAAGAGATGCTCCAGCGAATAGATAATCTGGTCAAAGAAACCGAAGTACCAACAG from Candidatus Parcubacteria bacterium includes:
- a CDS encoding peptidoglycan DD-metalloendopeptidase family protein → MTTAFLAAALFISGLPLPAEAAFFPLIPLLFDKPKVVVVPEKPMNVQTMPLLQAAVNVDPNPAKGGGDITIVGSALLAENGPSGTIRDVEEREVNPDHISVYVVREGDTLADIAKLFGVSVNTITWANDLKSRTVKAGDQLIILPVSGVQHTIVKGDTLESVAKKYKGDISEIAQFNELSEDAKLVVGETIMIPDGEVSAPKPASSGVKPKIKGSGPALAGYYTRPVKSGVRSQGLHGYNGVDLAATYGSSVYAAAGGQVIVSRNYGYNGGYGSYVVIKHPNNTQTLYAHLSANLVFQGAYVEKGQVIGAVGNSGKSTGPHLHFEVRGAANPF